The sequence below is a genomic window from Deltaproteobacteria bacterium GWC2_55_46.
TGGTCTTCCTCAACAAGGTCGACATGGTCGACGACAAGGAGCTTCTGGACCTCGTTGAGCTTGAGGTGAGGGAGCTTCTTAACCAGTACAAGTTCCCCGGGGACGATATCCCTGTGATAAAGGGCAGCGCTCTCAAGATACTTGAGTGCGGCTGCGGCAAGAAGGAGTGCGAGTGGTGCGGTGCTGTACACCAGCTTACCGATACGCTCGACACCTACATCCCCGATCCCAAGAGGGAGATAGACAAGCCGTTCCTTATGCCGGTTGAGGACGTCTTTTCGATATCAGGCCGCGGCACGGTTGTGACCGGCAGGGTCGAGAGGGGCGTTGTCAAGGTCGGCGAGGAGATAGAGATAATAGGGCTTCGTGCCACTCAGAAGACCATCGTGACGGGTGTTGAGATGTTCAGGAAGCTTCTGGACGAGGGCAGGGCCGGAGACAACATCGGCGCCCTCTTGAGGGGCACCAAGAAGGAAGACGTTGAGAGGGGTCAGGTCCTTGCGAAGCCGGGTTCAGTGACCCCGCACACGAAGTTCAAGGGCGAGGTCTATATCCTCACGAAGGAAGAGGGCGGCCGCCACACCCCGTTCTTCAACGGCTACAGGCCTCAGTTCTACTTCAGGACTACCGACGTTACCGGGATAGCGAAGCTTCCCGAGGGTGTTGAGATGGTCATGCCCGGAGACAACGTTAACATAGACGTAGAGCTTATAAACCCGATAGCCATGGAAGAGGGCTTGAGGTTCGCCATCCGCGAGGGCGGCAGGACCGTCGGCGCGGGTGTTGTTACAAAGATACTTGAGTAAAGCGGGGCTCCCGCGGAGGATAAGAGGATAAGATGAGGGACATAATCACTCTCGCCTGCACCGAATGCAAGCGCAGAAACTATTCGACTACAAAAAACAAGAAGACCACGCCTGACAGGCTTGAGCTCAAGAAGTACTGCAAGTTCTGTCAGAAGCACATGGTGCACAGGGAAACCAAGTAAGCGTCCAAGGCCCGGTCAAACGGGCCTGTATCGCTTTTGTTCCCAGGCATTTTCCGGACTTGAAAGGCAGAGCCACAGGGCAGTAGCTCCAACGGTAGAGCGGCGGTCTCCAAAACCGCATGTTGGGGGTTCGAATCCCTCCTGCCCTGCCATTTTTTGTCCGGTAGTGAAGGAAGGCTGGTCAGACCGGAACTATGGAAAAATTAGACAAGGCTAAAGAATTTTTTAACGAGTCCAAGCAGGAGCTCAAGAAGGTTACCTGGCCCACGAAGCAGCAGACGGTAACCTCCACATGGGTGGTCCTCGCGGTCACGTTCGTGCTGGCCATATTCCTCGGCCTTGTCGACCTGGTCTTTTCAAAACTGGTCGGCTTAATCTTGAAGTGAGGGTGTGAGGGTTTAGATGGGGAAAAAGTGGTACGTAGTGCATACCTATTCAGGGTATGAGAACAAGGTCAAGGCCGCGCTCGATGAGAAGATAAAGGCGGTCGGCAAGGAGGACCTGTTCGGAGAGGTGCTGGTTCCTTCCGAGAAGGTCGTGGACATGGTCAAAGGGGTAAAAAGGACCACCTCGCGCAAGTTCTTCCCCGGTTACATCCTGATTAATATGGTGCTTAACGACGAGACCTGGCACCTGGTAAAGGATATACCCAAGGTCACAGGCTTTGTGGGCGGGCAGGAAGCGCCCCCGACGATCTCCGAGGAGGATGTCCGCAAGATAACCCGCCAGATGGAAGAAGGGGCGGTAAAGCCCAAGCCCAAGGTGAGCTTCGACAGGGGCGAGAACGTGAGGGTCATAGACGGCCCCTTTACAAACTTTGCCGGGGTAGTCGAGGAAGCGAAGCCCGAGAAGGGCAAATTAAGGGTGCTCGTAAGCATCTTTGGCAGGGCCACACCGGTTGAGCTCGATTTCGTCCAGGTAGAGAAGGCTTGATCCAATAGAGGTTTCAACCACACCGGCGATTTAGCGTTGGTGATGACGTGACCGGAGGCCTCAGGTGGCCGAAGGTTTTCAAGAAGGTTTCAACCACACCGGCGATTTAGCGTTGGTGATGACGTGACCGGAGGCCTCAGGTGGCCGAAGGTTTTCAAGAAGGTTTCAACCACACCGGCGATTTAACGTTGGTGATGACGTGACCGGAGGCCTGAAAAGCCGCTTGCACGGTTCGGATAATGAGA
It includes:
- a CDS encoding translation elongation factor Tu: MGKAKFERGKAHLNVGTIGHVDHGKTSLTAAITKVLSSKGYAEFLAYENIDKAPEERERGVTISISHVEYQTDKRHYAHIDCPGHADYIKNMITGAAQMDGAILVVSAADGPMPQTREHILLARQVGVPYVVVFLNKVDMVDDKELLDLVELEVRELLNQYKFPGDDIPVIKGSALKILECGCGKKECEWCGAVHQLTDTLDTYIPDPKREIDKPFLMPVEDVFSISGRGTVVTGRVERGVVKVGEEIEIIGLRATQKTIVTGVEMFRKLLDEGRAGDNIGALLRGTKKEDVERGQVLAKPGSVTPHTKFKGEVYILTKEEGGRHTPFFNGYRPQFYFRTTDVTGIAKLPEGVEMVMPGDNVNIDVELINPIAMEEGLRFAIREGGRTVGAGVVTKILE
- a CDS encoding preprotein translocase subunit SecE → MEKLDKAKEFFNESKQELKKVTWPTKQQTVTSTWVVLAVTFVLAIFLGLVDLVFSKLVGLILK
- a CDS encoding transcription termination/antitermination factor NusG, encoding MGKKWYVVHTYSGYENKVKAALDEKIKAVGKEDLFGEVLVPSEKVVDMVKGVKRTTSRKFFPGYILINMVLNDETWHLVKDIPKVTGFVGGQEAPPTISEEDVRKITRQMEEGAVKPKPKVSFDRGENVRVIDGPFTNFAGVVEEAKPEKGKLRVLVSIFGRATPVELDFVQVEKA
- a CDS encoding 50S ribosomal protein L33, producing MRDIITLACTECKRRNYSTTKNKKTTPDRLELKKYCKFCQKHMVHRETK